Below is a genomic region from Macaca fascicularis isolate 582-1 chromosome 18, T2T-MFA8v1.1.
CTGGGTCTGCAGTTCCGGGTGGGCCAGTgaatgagtggtgagtgaatgggaAGGCCTGGGAGGTTACTATACACTGTAGACTTCATAAAcgctgtacacttaggctacatttattaaaatttttttctttaatagtctTAGCTTTGTGTAACTATTTTCATAAACTCTAAAGTTAAAAATTTTGACATAACCTAAAGCACAAGCACAGTGTATAGatacataaaaatatcttttttatgtccttattctataggctttttaaaattttttaaataagattttttaaaaagtttttttgtgaAGACTAAGACATGGCACACACAtcagcctaggcctacacaggggcGGAATCATCAGTATCACTGCCTTCCATCTCCACATCCTGTCTCACTGGAATGTCTTCAGGGACAGTAACACGCAGAGAGGTGTTATCATCTGTGATAACAGcgccttctggaatacctcctgaaggacctgccggAGTCTGACTTCGagttaactttttgttttcataagtagaaggagtacattctaaaataaatgataaaaagcatagcacagtaaatacataaacctgtaacatagtcatttattaccAAGTATTCTGTATTGTACATAAATCATATGTGtgatacttttatatgactggagTACAGTATGTAtatttacaccagcatcaccacaaacatgtgaatAATGTGTTGTAAGACCTCACTAGataataggaatttttcagtgccattattattgtatgggaacaCTATCGTATGTACGGAtcattgttgaccaaaacatcattatacAGTGCGTGACTGGAGAACTCATAGATGGAGGATTACTACAGATAGGCTAAATAGTGAAAAATGGACAAGGTtggtttattgttttattttagttgataCACACCTTGACTTTCCAGCTTATTCTAAATTGCAGTGTTAAATGTAAGGGACTATGCATCAATTTACTAAGAGTCACAGCATGTTGAATCCCTCTAGTTTGCTTGTTTCATGGTTCTCAGAAGAACCAGTCTTCTCTTTCTGGACCAGTTTGAAGCAACTCTAAAGAAACAAGCTGTTTTATTGGAGCCAAACCTCACTATTAGAGGTCCTGAATGGAAGCATATACTTAAAGTTACACCTGCTTAATTTCTTCCATCAGGCTGTTCAGATTGTCACTCCACGCATGACTCAAACCCCACCCTTCCATCACACTTTCCCCATTTTTAACTCCCAACTAAGATTAATATgctatattacatatacatatgtagcatatgtatatgtaaataaaatagattttcttgCACCTATTATGTATGTTGACTGGTTTGTAAGGGGCCTAGCTAGTATGTGATATAACTTATTGGGCACACTTTTGAAGTGTGTTTCAGCTTCACTATATTCTTTGCATTCTAGTCTCTTTATGCTCCACAAATTGgttatcatttattctttttgttataaaagtagtataacttttttttttttttttccttgagatggagtcttgctctgttgcccaggctggagtgcagtggcgcaatctcggctcattgcaagctccgcctctgggattcacgccattctgctgcctcagcctcccgagtagctggaactacaggcgcccatcaccacgcccagctgatttttttgtatttttatagagacagggtttcaccatgttagccaggatggtctcgatctcctgaccccatgatccgccctccttggccttccaaagtgctgagattacaggcgtaagccaccgcgcgtGACCGAGTATAACATTTTTAAgagaacattttaagaaaaatctaaTTGTATTTGCTTAAATTCTAACCTAATTACAAGTCTAATTCTATTAGAATTAGAAACATCTAAATCTAATTCCAATCTAGTTATCTTTTTATGGAATATCTTCTTATGGATGTGTTATTTAAAATTGGAAAGAATGGAAAGCTGCCCATCAAATGCTtaacaaaagtaaaatgtttaattttggcAAGGCATAGAATAGAATATTTAATGATACGTCATTTAAAATGatcattaaaaatgcatataaatgaataagcaaatatgTATGcccaattttataaaatgtgtgtgGAAAAATAGTAATGTAAATAATAGTTTTGTTGATTTCATGAGATTATGGGAAATGAGTTTTTCCCTTCCccccataatttaaaattttatgcaatgtaaagaatttaaaaacaaaaatctagttGTCAAGAGCTTGATGatctttgttttagttttttttctctttggtgtTGACCCCATGTATGTCTTTTTATCCcccttttggagacagagtctcactctcacctgggctggagtgcagtggcaggatctcgtctcattgcagcctccacctcctaggctcaagccacctcagcctcatgagtagctgagattagagttgcacactaccatgcctggctaatttttagaattgttttttgtagagacagggtctccctctgttgctcaggctgttcttgaattcctgggctcaagcaggccacctatctcggcttcccaaagttttgggattacaggcatgagacatggTACCCTGCTTCATCCTCTTAAGTTTTTCGTCAGTTTTCTGGTATGGGTATGATACTTTTTCCCAATTCTTAACTGAAACCTAGAAGTTCTTCTGTTGCCATATTGGTGGCCATTGCCACCTCCTTTATAAAGGAAGTCAGTGTGCCAACTTCATTATCAGAAGTTGGATTTGTGTTAGGATAGAATTTGACCACActgaaaatcattttgaaatgagTTCTAACTACTATTAaggaaaataataggaaaatgtATTGGCAGGGTAAGATATATCTGAAGCAGTGTTTTAATAGTAGAGGTGGCTATTATTAGATTGGGGTGGAAGAGATTGGGGTGAAGAACAAAAAAGCTGGCAAGAGAAAAACTCAGAGAAAGAATTGAAGTATGCTTCTTTAATTTAAACCTTTCTTAACTGGGAAGCttgaagaaaaatggaagaatctGCCGACAGGTCAAATACATACTGTTGTTGATTAGAACCTcattataaattttcatttttaaatagattttacaTGGATTTAGGCATAGTAATCAAATCACATCCCCTTCATAAGAAGAACAAGTTTTGCCCTTTGAGCAAACAATCTGTTTATACTTAATATAAATTTGGCAGCTGGGATGGTGTGTTAGGTGTGCAGCCTCTGATAAATCTTATAAAATGAGTATTGTGGAATGCCATAAAGTTGATTTTGTAAATGTCTTTGTTAGCAGTTTATAGCTGAAAAAGCagattttttctaaaattattttaaagcaagtaaaaatttaattaaaatgaaaaaacttgTTACTCTAATACTGCTACTATGTGTGGTGACATAAATGCTGTTAGAGTGAAGGATGTTGGGGTACTTTAGACCACAGGCTGAAGAATATGTAGATGCTGTCATAGATATTTATCTCCAGGCCTTCAACACTAACTTCAAATGGTTCAGTGTTGGTTAGGATTAAGATTTTGGGGCTCATAGTCTTCAGAGCATGCTAATTTTTACTGTGATGTTGAATCACGTGGATTAAAGCAAACAGCATTACTAAGATGATAATAGAAGTTAGCttttttggcatgttttttctTAGgtagtttctaattttattggaATGATTGCAATAATATCCCCCTACGCCCCAGAACCTTATTTGAATTGCAGAACCAGAGCATGGAAAATGACCTTCATATTTGGATTTTGTTGACGTCAGTCATTCAGCATACTTGGATTGAATAACTACTCTTGACCAAAGTGCTGGTTTTAGGGGTAAATACAAAGAGAGATGGCTCTTGCTTTCCCAGCCTTTGAAGTGTTATAGGAAAGAACTTGAACAATAATTATTAAGATACATAATAAAGTGCTATGGTAGACGTACATGCCAGCGGTTATGGGAATAGAGGGAGTGGGCTCGTTATTTAGACTAATCTGACTGCTGGCATGTACTGATTTAGGCCTTTTAAAGAGTTTTTCATAAACAAAGATGtagaatttatgtttttgtttgtttaaaaccTGTAAGAAGATTTggtaaaaaaaatctcaatatctTTGTAATACAGAATGACATGGAACCTAGCAAAACCGTTCCACTGAATGCATCTAAACAAGATGGACCTATGCCAAAACCACACAGTGTTTCACTTAATGATACTGAAACAAGGAAACTAATGGAAGAGTGTAAAAGACTTCAGGGAGAAATGATGAAGCTGTCAGAAGAAAATCGACACCTGAGAGTAAGTTCTGTTGGTTGAAAATAAGTTGATTTAAATGAAGGTATAGGACATGTGAGTGTTATTAGGCCATTTTAgcaattagtttttaaatttatccttGGTCAGTTCTTTCTTGTTTTCCCCAATTTGATTATGTCCTGACCTTTGCTCCCCACCCTACTCCTCTCTTAAAAGTCTTCCTGTGGTTTCTCATTGCCACAAGTTCCTTACCTTAGCACACATTCTAATCATTTGTGATCTGGCCTGCAGCATTGCCAGCTTCAGCTCTTGTTTCTCCTGTCCTTCCCATTTTGTGCCCCAGTCACACTGAACTAGGATTGTGTTGTCCCACATCATAGCCATTAGTCACCTAGGACTGTTGAGCGCTTGAAATGGGATTTGTTCAAATTGAGCTGTGCTGTTGAGTGTAAAATACTGATGTTGAAGAGTTAGTACAGAAAaaggtaaatttttctttttttaatggttacATACTGAAATAGTAGTTTGGGTATATTGGGTTGaattgaatatattaaaatgaattttacacatttctttttactttttaaatgtactatTGGAAAATTTAACGTTACATATGGGGTCACATTTGAAGCTCACATATTGGCGTGGGACAGCGTTGGGCTGGAGTATGCTGGAGAAGCATCTGTTTATCACCCCTCTTTCGCTTTAGTATCAGCTCTTCACTGTGACTGGAAAGGCTCAGAACCCTGTCCCTCCCGACACAGCACATACACATATTAATGTCTTGCTACTATATTCTTGTTGATTTTTCAGTATAGCGTTTGCTGGGAccctctccaaaagaaaaaaaaatcgattTGTCCTGTCTGCTTTGTGCCACCACTATGCCGATTGCATTCTACTGCTCTTACTTGTTAGAGGCCTTTCTCCCTCTAGTGGGCAGTAATTTCCTTGGGGACAGGGGCAGTGTTTGATTTCTCTCTGCATTCACCGTACATGCGTGTAGTAGTCATATATTTGATTGAATAAATGGATGGTGAAGGAGGACCGATTTGAATATGTGTGAAATTTATGAATAATACTTGTCTTTGACAAGTAATTGTTTCAAGACCTGAATTCCTATATGTTGCTCTTTAGGCTTTGTCTGAAGCTCTTTGCAGCAACGTAGatgatacaaaaatatatgtaactaAAATAAGCTAAATGATGGGAGTTATTTGATTATTCCTTTTGTTAGGTGTATATAGGAACTGCACTCTGAACACTGTATCTTAAGTCGATCTGTGAACTCCTTTGctgaaatgctttttaaagtgaatttttGTGTCTCTTCATGTTTGATACTTCATAGTACCCCCTTGAGGGGTACCCCTCTGCTTCCAAGTGCTTGTCTGGATAGCGggaagaatatctttatttcacacCTACACACCATGGATCTTTTAAAGGATTTTGTTGGTTACTTTTACTTCATCTGCCATGACTTCCATAGTTCTGTTCTTTGATAAAGATGTGCTCCTTAGGGTGCTCAATAGCTTTCTTTCAAAAGCCACTGTTTACCTCTGGCATGGAGGGGAGAGTGTAAACAGTAGGAGTGACAGGTGGGGCAGGTCTGGAAAATAGGAAGAATGAACCAGGGAAGTGAGAGAGACTTTATTCCTGGTTTCTGCTCTTTGTATGCTAATGTTCTGTATGAGATTTTATTTGAGAGATGATTCTGCTGttggaaaagtaaaacaaaaaagctgtgctgggcacggtggctcacacctgtaatcccagcactttgggaggccgaggtgtgtggatcacctgaggtcaggagttcgaaaccagcctggccaacgtggtgaaacccctgtctctattaaaagtacaaaaattatctgggtgtggtggcgggtgcctgcaatcccagctacttgggaggctgaggcaggagaatcacttgaacctgggaggcagaggttgcagtgagcgagatcacactgttgcactccagcctgggcaataagagcaaatctcaaaaaaacaaaaaaaataaaacaaaaaccttggAGACCCACTGGCTTACAGAATTTCAGACCCTTTAGCATTTTATACACAGGCCCATCATAATTTTTTGCCATGTTAACTTTCTTGCTCCTGTCTGTTCACTATCCGTTTTAATTCCCCTAGCCCTATGGTTCTTAATTCACACTGCATGTGAATCACCTAGTGAGCTTTAAAAAGTTACAGTTTACCAGGCCTTCCCAAGACCTAATGAATCAGAATCACAGGAGTATcaaaagttctgtagatgtttgtGATGTGTAGCTGAAACCGAGAATTACTACTGTTTTTATATAGAACTAATTAGCATGAGACCAAAAAAACCCAACTCCAGAAAATCCAGTAATGCAAATAAAACTGTGCCATTAGGTGTACTCTTTTAGTTAGTGTTTATTTATAAGCACAATAAAACAATCATGGGAGGTAACAGACACAGATAAAGACAACTGCATAGTTAACAGGTAGTAGTATTTTTCCCAAGGTTCACATTGCACACAGTGTCGTAACAACCTCCTGCCTGGAGTGACTTCTGCTTTCTTCTGAGAAACCTTGTCCTCTAAGGACATAGTGCTGTGTGAAGCCATATCAGCAAGGATGAAGCAGCCCACTCTTGACTGGAGGATCTGTCGTTTTGACACAGAGAAGCACCCTCAGTTTCCATTCCAGGTGCAGAGCTTCAGATAAGGGTTTCCTACATACATTTCTCATCTAAATTTGTAGTTCCTGAAGAAACAGTATTCTTTCTCTGCTTTGCAGTCCAGACCTGGTGCTATCCCTTTACACACAGCCCTCTGCTTTGCTTTGAGCTTGTGAAAACACTGTTACTTAAATTTCACGCTAAACCGTTTCCTTCCCCCCAAATTCTGTGACAACCGTATCTGtgtttttggcaagaataccCTCTTGTGGCTCTGCTGTTTCGGTTCCTTAGTTGCAGTGGGTCAGTCAACCCAACTGGCAGACCACGGGTCCGGTAGTTTTTGACTGGGCTAGGACAGATGTAACTGATTTTAAATACCATGGGCCGCCTTGGAAGTACTCTTCTTTAATTATGTTTTTAGTGGgattaaaataaaaggtaaatatagccatatctgacttttattttttaggaatACATTTCTCAGctccagttttaaaaaatcagtgttattgaggtataatttatatccCATGGAGACACCCACTGTGAGTGTACAGTTCACTGAAATACAGAACTTTATAACTGTCACTGTAGTTCAGTTTTAGAATGTCCATCACCCCCGGAAAGTTTCCTTATGTGGTTAGCAGTTAATCCCTGTTTCTGTCCCCAGCcataggcaaccactaatctactttccgTCCCTATAGATTTTTAGCTCCAGTAGTCTCATTAGtatgcttgtttttaaaaacctcttttgtgtgtttgtttttttcctaggaTGAAGGTTTAAGGCTCAGAAAGGTAGCACATTCGGATAAACCTGGATCAACCTCAACTGCATCCTTCAGAGATAATGTCACCAGTCCTCTTCCTTCACTTCTTGTTGTAATTGCAGCCATTTTCATTGGATTCTTTCTAGGGAAATTCATCTTGTAGAGTGAAGCATGCagagtgctatttcttttttttttctcttgaccaGAAAAAGATTTGTTTACCTACCATTTCACTGGTAGTACGGCCCGCGGTgaccatttttttgtgtgtacagCGTCATATAGGCTTTGCCTTTAATGATCTCTCACGGTTAGAAAACCCAATAAAAACAAACTGTTCGGCTCCTGGACAAATTGTATAGTACCGATCATCACTAGCAGATGTCAGTTGCACATTCAGTCCTTTATGAAATTCATAAATAAAGAATTGttctttctttgtggttttaataagAGTTCAAGAATTGTTCAGAGTcttgtaaatgttattttaataatccCTTTAAATTTTATCTGTTGCTGTTACCTCttgaaatatgatttatttaGATTGCTAATCCCACTCATTCAGGAAATGCCAAGAGGTATTCCTTGGGGAAATGGTGCCTCTTACAGTGTAAATTTTTCCTCCTTTACCTTTGCTAATATCATGGCAGAATTTTTCTTATCCCTTGTGAGGCAGTTGTTGACTGAGTTTTTCATCCTTACAATCCTGTCCCATGGtatttaacataaaaaaaataaaactgttaacaGATTCTTGCTCGATAGCTTGTCTGTGTCTGTCGTGTTATTGGAGGGGAGTCCACTATATATGGTCACTTGAAATTATGATGCAAAGGTTTGTCTTGCATTGAAACCCTCTCGGATATTACAGTGTTTTTAATTGAAAGTCCTAATTCTGTTCAGGAAAGGAGTTGATTAAATTTTGAGGTACTGCTGGTATTTTGGGAGATTATAACCAGTTTGTTTTCAAGATAACGGAAAATAAGGTCCATGAGAATAGAAGTTATGTGATTTCAGTGAGTTGACGTGTACAGCATGGCTGTGCTCCATCTGATTTTTACCCCATTCTTAAGTTCTGAGAGTATGTTCTCAAGGAAGATTTAACTCTCCTTggttttaaagtactttttaacCAGCCTAGTAAGTCTTACTACTTTCCATAATATTTCATAATAGTTAAAAGTAGGTGTTTTTTCCTGCCCAATTTGGCACTCAAAATAATGTTCATTATGGAAGTTTGGTAATACTGAGCAAGCCTGTGgaattttctttatgaaaaatgaTTTTGTCCTTTGCAAATGTTAAACCATGTGAAACACATTTTCAGTATAAGTATGTGTTACAGGGTCTGATATTTCCTGCACTTAGATTTGTCCTGTGTCTTCATTTATTCTTACTAGGATAGAAAATGTTGGAATCAGAAAATAGATCCAGTTTTTAGCTACATACGATCTAGTACAAgtgattttttattcttaaacataggtgttatttttttaaaagatgcgCTCTACCCGAAAAGGAAATTGGATTTTAGAACTGGATGTGGTGAAGTATTTTAGGCCCAGATCTGTGTACACATTTTATAGAAGAGTGAAGTATTCTGAAGTATTttggttgccttttcatttcaaCTGTGTTTTGAATTTGTCAGATGATACATACATTGTGTTATTGTGTGCTGTGGTATCTTTTATGTGCTGTGGTATTTTTTTATATCTCTTGCTTGTGTGCAAGTTgctaaaaagaaacacaagtaaTGTCTATCCATTACTAGCATGCTATGCTGCAGGTCATATTTCCATTGCTATATGCTTTACTGTTTTTGTGAAAATCCCCCCCTCCCCTTTTCCGGTAACTGGAAAAGCATGCTAAAAGGAGTCTTATATTTTCACCCCATAAATGGAGAATCAGTAATTCCTTGGCTTAAAGCTCTTATGTAATCAATATTATTGGTGATAAATAATCAAGTTTGGTATCTCATAGcgatctttttttttaagaaatgaagttCTTGAAAATTTAGCCAAATTCCGTTTTATGGGAATGCTCCTTAGAATTCATTTTGTTCAGTCCCTTTGTTTTATAGTTGAGAAATCTGAGGCCTTACGAAGGTTAAGAGAACTTTCCCCATGTCTCACAGGTAGGTAGAGGCAGAGCTGGAACTAGAAATCTGTTGACTCTAGCTCAGTGTCTTTTCTGATAACTTGAAAATTGTCTTAGTTTGAGAGATGGCTGAAATAATGAACATAAAATGCTATTTATAATAACAAGTATATGTGACATTTCCTATTGTAAGACTACTGCCGGCTTACTGTTGAATAGTTTGGTTATAGTGTTTAGGCTAGACATGCTTCCCACATTGGTAATAAATAACATTAcaaaatacaatgtatttttaggtaggcattttataaaatgcattatGCCATGGTTGCTTTTGAGATAGATTGTAGTCTGGGTAGCATCTTTAAAATGTATGTGGGCTTAACTGTTGTTCATATCAGGAGATGCTCTGATTGTATAGATGAGactgtttctgttatttttattgctgtatgaAATGTGATCAGATTATTTTACTACCAACAGTTATAGTTTGAAACTGTATTAGTTGACTGATAATATGATAATATAGAGATTAAATTGTCTTCATTCCTTACATGTTTAGAAGTTTTTGCTTTATCTCCCTGCTTACTTGTATATGTAAGCATGAGGGAAATACACTGTTGATAATACTGAAATTACAGTCAAGTAACTAAGGCCTTAAGTTCATATGTGACACTGAATGCACTAGCTTCTTTTGTTCTATAACTAATGTACCTTAACTTCCCTCATTCTTGTATTTACAAGATACTAAGAAGTTATGTTCTGAGTGTGTGGTAtgttcccttaaaaaaaaatgacacttggaagaaaaatgtatgaaattcAGAAATTCCGatcaaagaaaagtaattttctcttgtctttctttctttctttttctttttttttttttgagacagagtcttgctttgttgcccaggctggagtgcagtggtgtgatctcacctcactgcagcttctgtctcctgggttcgagtgattctcatggctcagcctcctgagtagctgggattacagatgtgaaccaccaagcccggctaatttttgtatttctagtagagacaggtgtttcaccatattgg
It encodes:
- the VAPA gene encoding vesicle-associated membrane protein-associated protein A isoform X5, producing MLQPFDYDPNEKSKHKFMVQTIFAPPNTSDMEAVWKEAKPDELMDSKLRCVFEMPNENDKLGITPPGNAPTVTSMSSINNTVATPASYHTKDDPRELSVLKQEKQKNDMEPSKTVPLNASKQDGPMPKPHSVSLNDTETRKLMEECKRLQGEMMKLSEENRHLRDEGLRLRKVAHSDKPGSTSTASFRDNVTSPLPSLLVVIAAIFIGFFLGKFIL
- the VAPA gene encoding vesicle-associated membrane protein-associated protein A isoform X6 — its product is MLQPFDYDPNEKSKHKFMVQTIFAPPNTSDMEAVWKEAKPDELMDSKLRCVFEMPNENDKLNDMEPSKTVPLNASKQDGPMPKPHSVSLNDTETRKLMEECKRLQGEMMKLSEENRHLRDEGLRLRKVAHSDKPGSTSTASFRDNVTSPLPSLLVVIAAIFIGFFLGKFIL